A single Natrinema pellirubrum DSM 15624 DNA region contains:
- a CDS encoding PLP-dependent cysteine synthase family protein has product MTTHEQPVDSVLETIGRTPLVRLQGGAGDVSIYAKLESFNPGASIKDRIGKYMLERMLERGNVPAGGTIVEPTAGNTGIGLAIAAKQLGLEAIFVVPERFSVEKQQLMAALDAEVINTPTEDGMDGAIARAQQLADELDDAVVPQQFSNPLNAEAHYETTAPEIYDALDGRVGAVVVGCGTAGTLMGIARYALEQDPETHVVAVEPEGSVYGELLGDEREEDEYKIEGIGTHDTATNELFDPELVDDVSAVSDQDAHDELVRLAREEGHLVASSAGAASVASKRVAERIANGDLDVPHETVATIFPDSSERYLSKGIYRSFEEWTS; this is encoded by the coding sequence ATGACGACCCACGAGCAGCCGGTGGATTCGGTCCTCGAGACGATCGGTCGAACGCCGCTCGTCCGCCTCCAGGGCGGGGCCGGAGACGTATCGATCTACGCCAAACTCGAGTCGTTCAATCCCGGCGCCAGCATCAAAGACCGCATCGGGAAGTACATGCTCGAGCGAATGCTCGAGCGTGGCAACGTTCCCGCCGGCGGGACGATCGTCGAGCCGACGGCCGGCAACACCGGGATCGGGCTGGCGATCGCGGCCAAGCAACTGGGTCTCGAGGCGATCTTCGTCGTTCCCGAGCGGTTCAGCGTGGAGAAACAGCAGTTGATGGCCGCACTCGATGCGGAAGTCATCAACACGCCGACCGAGGACGGCATGGACGGTGCCATCGCCCGGGCACAGCAGTTGGCCGACGAACTGGACGACGCCGTCGTCCCCCAGCAGTTCTCGAACCCGCTAAACGCCGAAGCACACTACGAGACGACCGCCCCCGAGATCTACGACGCACTGGATGGACGGGTCGGTGCCGTCGTCGTCGGCTGTGGAACGGCGGGGACGCTCATGGGAATCGCCCGCTACGCGCTCGAACAGGACCCCGAGACACACGTCGTCGCGGTCGAACCCGAGGGCTCGGTCTACGGCGAACTCCTCGGCGACGAGCGCGAGGAAGACGAGTACAAGATCGAGGGGATCGGCACGCACGACACCGCGACCAACGAACTGTTCGATCCCGAACTGGTCGACGACGTCAGTGCTGTCTCGGATCAGGACGCCCACGACGAACTCGTCCGGCTCGCCCGCGAGGAGGGCCATCTGGTCGCCTCGAGTGCGGGTGCCGCGAGCGTGGCCTCGAAACGGGTCGCCGAACGGATCGCCAACGGCGACCTCGACGTCCCCCACGAGACCGTCGCTACGATCTTCCCGGACTCGAGCGAGCGCTACCTCTCGAAGGGCATCTATCGGTCGTTCGAGGAGTGGACGTCGTAG